In the Parashewanella tropica genome, GCTATCGGTAGCCACATTGGTTGGCGCAATGGGAACGTTGCCATAATGAGTGGTGATTGCCATTGCCCTTTCCCTGAACGGTAGATGTTGTACAGAGTTTAGCCAGTTTTATATAACCATTTCAATAGAATGTCACAAAATTCTTCAGTATGTGAAAAAAACGGTGCATGAGCGCACTCGTGCATTAATACATCACTGGTATTGGGCGTTGCAGGAAGTGTTTCAATGATAGTTTTTGGTACAAGACTATCGAGCCGTCCCCAAATTCGTAACCAAGGTAGATTAATATTCGAGATGTCTTTGCGCAGATCGTTTTGCTGCAAGAAAGACAAGCCTTGTGCTAAGGCTTGTTGATCAGGAAGCGGCTGAGTTAACACATCGTGTTTAAGCTGCTTGATCTCTTGCTTGGCGGTTTTACTGCCCATGGCTTGAATTGCTAAAAAGCGTTCGACGGTTTTCTTGATATCTGATTGCAATTGCTCAGAAAATAGCGACAACACCTTAGGATCCATTCCCAGCCAGTTTTCATCGAGTTTACTCAAAAAACAAGGAGACGATGCAACCGTTATCAAGCCTTTCACTTTATTTGGATAAGTTAACGCCAATTGGGTTGCCACTAATCCACCTAATGACCAGCCAAGCCAGATACTATCGTCAGGCAAGTGTTCCATCAAATGATCCACCCAAGCATCAAGGTTACCTGATATCGGAGCGCTGTGGCCAAAACCGGGTAAGTCCACATAATGGACTCGATAGCCTTCAAGCCTCTCAAATAAAGGAGAAAATACCGCGTGGTTCATGCCCCAGCCATGTAGAAGTACAATATCTGGACCTTGACCTTTGGATTCGATATTTAATTTGGGTTGTGGCACGATGGACTTCCTTTCGTAGAGGAGAACGGCAATGGATTGGCGTACTCAGTGGCGGCAA is a window encoding:
- the bioH gene encoding pimeloyl-ACP methyl ester esterase BioH, with translation MNHAVFSPLFERLEGYRVHYVDLPGFGHSAPISGNLDAWVDHLMEHLPDDSIWLGWSLGGLVATQLALTYPNKVKGLITVASSPCFLSKLDENWLGMDPKVLSLFSEQLQSDIKKTVERFLAIQAMGSKTAKQEIKQLKHDVLTQPLPDQQALAQGLSFLQQNDLRKDISNINLPWLRIWGRLDSLVPKTIIETLPATPNTSDVLMHECAHAPFFSHTEEFCDILLKWLYKTG